CCTGCCGTCATGTATGGTGACGTCAACGATGTGAATGCGCGCAGGATCGTCCGCGAGCACGTCCAGGGCGGTAATGTCGTGGCTGATCTGGTTATCAAGCGGGAGAACATCTAGCCCAGGGGGAGAAGGGAAAACGCAATGATACGAAATCAGTTGTTGGTCTGTGCAGGCGGCGCCTGCATCACGAGTGGCGAAAAGAGCGTCAAAGACGTTCTGGTCGACGAACTGAAGAAGAATAGTATCGAGGACGAGGTACAGGTCATCGAGACTGGTTGCATGGGGGCATGTGACCTTGGCCCGATCGTCGTCGTGTATCCCGACGGGACGTTCTATCAAAAGGTCACGGTCAAGAACGCAGGTCTCATCGTAAGCGAACACCTCGTGAAGGGCCGTACTGTCGGCGAGTTGCTGTACACTGAGCCGACCAGCGAGAAGAAAGCTCGGACCAGCGGGGATATCCCCTTCTACACGCGTCAGGTCAAGCGCGTCCTCCGCAACTGCGGCGCCATTGACCCTCTTTCTATCGAGGAGTACATCGCTCGTGACGGGTACTTCGCTCTTGGAAAGGCACTCGAGATGACGCCGGACGGAATCATCCAGGTCGTTCTCGACTCCGGTCTGCGCGGTCGTGGAGGAGCAGGGTTCCCGACCGGTCTCAAGTGGAAGGCCGCCCGAGAGGCGAATGGCTCCCCGAAGTATGTGGTTTGCAATGGGGATGAGGGTGACCCAGGAGCCTTCATGGACCGCAGTGTCCTCGAGGGAGACCCACACTCCATTATTGAGGCGATGGCGATCGCAGGATATGCCATCGGCGCGGAGAAGGGCTACATGTACGTCCGTGCTGAGTATCCGCTTGCCATCGAGAGATTTGAGTATGCGATCGACAAGGCGCGCGAGTACGGGTTCCTTGGGCAGAGTATTCTGGGCACAGAGTTCAACTTCGACATCGAGATCCGTATCGGTGCCGGGGCATTCGTCTGCGGCGAGGAGACTGCTCTCCTGCGGTCTATTGAGGGCAAGCGTGGAACGCCAAGCGTCAAGCCTCCATTCCCTGCCCAGGCCGGGCTATGGAACAAGCCGACCTTGATCAACAACGTCGAGACATACGCGAACATCCCCCAGATCCTCACAAACGGCGCGGAGTGGTTTCGCAGCGTTGGCTCCACCAAGAGTCCTGGCACAAAGGTGTTCGCTCTGGCAGGCAATGTCCAGAACACCGGTCTCGTTGAAGTCCCAATGGGAACGACGCTCAGGGAACTCGTCTTTGAAATCGGAGGAGGCATCCCAAGCGGCAAGAAGTTCAAAGCGGCCCAGACCGGAGGTCCGTCTGGAGGCGTCATCACTGCGGAGTACCTGGACATGCCGATCGACTTTGATACAGTCAAGGAAATCGGGACCATTATGGGATCGGGCGGACTCATCGTGCTTGACGAGGATAGCTGCATGGTCGACGTTGCCAAGTTCTACCTGGGGTTCACGGTCGATGAGTCGTGCGGGAAGTGCACGCCGTGTCGCGAAGGGACTCGACAGATGTATCACATGATGGAACGGATTTGCGATGGCAATGGTCGCGATGGCGACATCGAGAAGCTAAGCAAGCTGGCCGATGTCATAAAGGACACGTCATTGTGCGGGCTTGGACAGTCGGCCCCCAATCCTGTCCTGTCTACGATCAGGTTCTACGAAGACGAGTACCGCGCTCACATTTATGAAAAGAAGTGCCCGTCGCATGTGTGCA
The Coprothermobacter sp. genome window above contains:
- a CDS encoding NADH-quinone oxidoreductase subunit NuoF, with amino-acid sequence MIRNQLLVCAGGACITSGEKSVKDVLVDELKKNSIEDEVQVIETGCMGACDLGPIVVVYPDGTFYQKVTVKNAGLIVSEHLVKGRTVGELLYTEPTSEKKARTSGDIPFYTRQVKRVLRNCGAIDPLSIEEYIARDGYFALGKALEMTPDGIIQVVLDSGLRGRGGAGFPTGLKWKAAREANGSPKYVVCNGDEGDPGAFMDRSVLEGDPHSIIEAMAIAGYAIGAEKGYMYVRAEYPLAIERFEYAIDKAREYGFLGQSILGTEFNFDIEIRIGAGAFVCGEETALLRSIEGKRGTPSVKPPFPAQAGLWNKPTLINNVETYANIPQILTNGAEWFRSVGSTKSPGTKVFALAGNVQNTGLVEVPMGTTLRELVFEIGGGIPSGKKFKAAQTGGPSGGVITAEYLDMPIDFDTVKEIGTIMGSGGLIVLDEDSCMVDVAKFYLGFTVDESCGKCTPCREGTRQMYHMMERICDGNGRDGDIEKLSKLADVIKDTSLCGLGQSAPNPVLSTIRFYEDEYRAHIYEKKCPSHVCKHLLTYSITPDKCVGCTACAWQCPVHAIAGEVKKIHVIDQSKCSKCGSCYESCRFGAIRKE